The following coding sequences are from one Methanobacterium bryantii window:
- the aroD gene encoding type I 3-dehydroquinate dehydratase, which yields MFQKTMICAPIIEKSPELALQSAEKAIDLGADILELRIDVLEDPDPDRVQQLIQDMDYPTIATNRVQSEGGFFKGSEEERTSILINAAKYADIIDIELQTDEEMRDEVVKAAKYTIISYHDFQKTPSFKELLDVVKAEKEIGNIAKFAVMPNEYKDTLTVLNVLSEVPNTIGIAMGNLGKYTRIVAPIFGSPITFASIDKGSAPGQIDINTTKDILRKLMVID from the coding sequence ATGTTTCAAAAAACAATGATTTGTGCCCCCATAATTGAAAAAAGTCCAGAACTTGCCCTTCAATCTGCAGAAAAAGCTATTGATCTAGGTGCAGATATACTGGAACTTAGAATAGATGTACTTGAGGACCCAGATCCTGACAGGGTTCAACAGCTTATCCAAGATATGGACTACCCAACCATTGCAACAAACAGAGTACAAAGTGAAGGCGGATTTTTTAAAGGATCTGAAGAGGAAAGAACCTCAATTCTAATAAATGCTGCAAAATATGCAGATATAATAGATATAGAACTGCAAACAGATGAAGAAATGCGGGACGAAGTTGTAAAAGCAGCAAAATACACCATAATATCTTATCACGACTTCCAAAAGACCCCTTCATTTAAAGAACTTTTGGATGTAGTTAAGGCAGAAAAAGAAATTGGAAACATAGCAAAATTTGCTGTAATGCCCAACGAATATAAAGACACTTTAACTGTTCTTAACGTGCTTTCGGAAGTTCCAAATACCATAGGAATTGCCATGGGCAATCTCGGCAAATATACGAGAATAGTGGCACCTATCTTTGGGTCTCCAATTACCTTTGCATCAATTGATAAAGGATCAGCACCAGGACAGATTGATATTAATACTACTAAAGATATTTTAAGGAAATTGATGGTGATAGATTGA
- a CDS encoding S24/S26 family peptidase — MKLRSWFVIGIIILGVMATSACIAPSNNIGITIDTNGTNVTVKSTTFLSNPPSQMMSEMEQQALTDIESSNSTVESVKSDMQSVAKKYNYTVNVTINSQFGTDQLPMPAQVSGTSMVPTLQDGQSIIVLKTKDFKVNDIVVAVHPDYGLIVKRVGQISGNQVYLISDNKNIETTTVKLSNGAVETITKTPYKGWLPKSNVIGVVKEY, encoded by the coding sequence TTGAAATTAAGGTCATGGTTTGTTATAGGAATAATTATATTAGGAGTTATGGCTACCTCAGCCTGTATTGCTCCTTCAAATAATATTGGAATAACTATTGATACAAATGGTACAAATGTAACCGTTAAATCAACCACATTTTTAAGTAATCCACCATCACAGATGATGTCTGAGATGGAGCAACAGGCTTTAACAGACATAGAAAGCTCCAACAGTACAGTTGAAAGCGTGAAAAGTGATATGCAATCTGTAGCTAAAAAATATAACTATACAGTTAATGTTACCATAAATTCCCAGTTTGGGACTGATCAGCTCCCAATGCCTGCCCAGGTGAGCGGAACTTCAATGGTTCCAACTTTACAGGATGGACAGAGCATAATTGTTCTTAAAACAAAAGATTTTAAAGTTAACGATATTGTAGTAGCCGTCCATCCAGATTATGGTTTAATAGTAAAAAGAGTGGGCCAAATTAGTGGAAACCAGGTATACTTAATAAGTGACAATAAAAATATAGAAACCACCACAGTAAAACTGAGCAATGGAGCAGTTGAAACCATTACCAAAACTCCATATAAAGGATGGCTTCCAAAAAGTAACGTGATTGGAGTCGTAAAAGAATATTAA
- a CDS encoding YwbE family protein → MNGQNRRDISPGIEVYIVLKKDQRSGKRTKGIVKDILTNSSFHPHGIKVRLQDSQVGRVQEIIK, encoded by the coding sequence ATGAATGGACAAAATAGAAGGGACATATCTCCAGGTATTGAAGTTTATATAGTTTTAAAAAAAGATCAACGTTCAGGGAAAAGGACTAAAGGCATAGTTAAAGATATACTCACAAATTCATCATTTCATCCACATGGAATAAAGGTGAGACTGCAGGACAGTCAGGTTGGAAGAGTACAGGAAATTATCAAATAA
- a CDS encoding tocopherol cyclase family protein: MANLWKPEIFQGRGKKRDYFEGWYFKSIDKEEKTAYSIIPGISLSRDPKKSHAFIMFLDAKNHKMYYFTYKTSEFWAGKSKFEIKIHKSTFSLKNIHLDIDDGENKIKADLNFSNIIPWPVRLLSPGVMGWYAFVPKMECYHGVLSFDHCIQGYVNINDNRISFNGGKGYLEKDWGTSMPSSWIWMQTNHFENDGISLFGSVAKIPWLRNYFTGYIFGLLYNGKIHRFTKYNGTKICKLIVNDDIIEIKLENKEEILEINAKRTEGVDLPAPSLGEMTSRVNESLNSKINVNFYIKEGKKDILFSGTGKNAGLEFVGDMNELLSGFKN; encoded by the coding sequence ATGGCCAATCTATGGAAACCTGAAATATTTCAGGGAAGAGGTAAAAAAAGGGATTATTTTGAAGGATGGTATTTCAAGTCAATAGATAAAGAAGAGAAAACTGCATATTCAATAATACCCGGAATTTCCCTTTCAAGGGATCCTAAAAAATCCCATGCTTTTATAATGTTTTTAGATGCAAAAAACCATAAAATGTACTATTTTACTTATAAAACAAGTGAGTTCTGGGCAGGTAAATCAAAATTTGAAATAAAAATCCATAAAAGCACTTTCAGCCTTAAAAATATTCATCTGGATATTGATGATGGAGAAAATAAAATCAAGGCAGACCTTAATTTTAGTAATATAATTCCATGGCCGGTTAGATTATTATCTCCAGGAGTTATGGGTTGGTATGCATTTGTACCTAAAATGGAGTGTTATCATGGAGTTTTAAGTTTTGATCATTGTATTCAAGGATATGTAAATATAAATGATAATAGAATATCTTTTAATGGAGGTAAAGGGTACCTTGAAAAAGATTGGGGAACTTCTATGCCTTCTTCATGGATATGGATGCAGACAAATCACTTTGAAAATGATGGAATATCTTTATTTGGTTCTGTAGCTAAAATTCCATGGCTTAGAAATTATTTTACAGGATACATATTTGGATTACTGTATAATGGTAAAATTCACAGGTTTACAAAATATAACGGGACTAAAATTTGTAAATTAATAGTTAATGATGATATAATTGAAATTAAACTGGAAAATAAAGAAGAAATATTGGAAATAAACGCTAAAAGAACGGAAGGAGTTGATCTTCCAGCACCATCCCTTGGCGAAATGACATCAAGGGTAAACGAGTCTTTAAATTCTAAGATTAATGTTAATTTTTATATTAAAGAGGGTAAAAAAGATATTTTATTCTCTGGAACTGGTAAAAATGCAGGTTTAGAGTTTGTAGGAGATATGAATGAGCTGTTAAGTGGGTTTAAAAATTAA
- a CDS encoding M48 family metalloprotease, protein MKVPRTWKLNLRLIIATALLFALVYVIIALIGTYFGYGGPLTFGIFVLIWTFIQYMIGPKMVEITMGVKYLSEAEAPKLHQMVGDLAVRANIPKPRIGISQTSIPNAFAFGKSKKDGRICVTSGILNLLNENELKAVLGHEMSHINHRDMVVMTLISVVPLICYWIYISTLFSDGGRDNGTAIIGIGALIAYFLGNLIVLFVSRVREYYADAGSVELGNQPNYLASALYKLVYGSAMISKEDLKQVEGVKAFFANDISDARNEIDDLRSMDLDKDGTISESELAQIKYTKTRVKTADKIMEIFSTHPNMVKRIKRLSELS, encoded by the coding sequence ATGAAAGTCCCACGTACATGGAAATTGAATCTTAGATTAATCATTGCAACAGCACTGCTTTTTGCCTTGGTTTATGTGATAATAGCTTTAATAGGCACTTACTTTGGATATGGGGGGCCTTTAACCTTTGGAATTTTTGTATTAATCTGGACATTTATCCAGTACATGATCGGTCCAAAGATGGTAGAGATTACCATGGGTGTAAAATATTTATCAGAAGCCGAAGCCCCGAAACTTCATCAAATGGTAGGAGATTTAGCAGTTAGGGCAAATATTCCTAAACCTCGAATTGGAATTTCCCAAACCAGTATACCAAACGCATTTGCATTTGGAAAAAGCAAAAAAGACGGCCGTATATGTGTTACAAGTGGAATCCTCAACTTATTAAATGAAAATGAATTAAAAGCAGTTTTAGGCCATGAAATGTCCCATATAAATCACAGGGATATGGTGGTCATGACTCTAATTAGTGTCGTGCCCCTTATCTGTTACTGGATATACATCAGCACATTATTTTCAGATGGAGGTAGGGACAATGGAACTGCAATAATTGGAATTGGGGCTTTAATTGCGTATTTCCTTGGAAATCTCATAGTATTATTTGTATCTCGTGTTCGAGAGTATTATGCTGATGCAGGAAGTGTTGAACTGGGAAACCAGCCAAATTACCTTGCAAGTGCTCTTTACAAGTTAGTTTATGGATCTGCAATGATCAGCAAAGAGGACTTGAAACAGGTGGAAGGTGTAAAGGCATTTTTTGCAAATGATATTTCAGATGCAAGGAATGAGATAGATGACCTCAGGTCAATGGACCTGGACAAAGATGGTACCATAAGTGAAAGTGAACTTGCACAGATTAAATACACCAAAACAAGGGTAAAAACAGCTGATAAAATAATGGAAATATTTTCAACACATCCAAACATGGTAAAAAGGATTAAGAGATTATCAGAATTAAGTTAA
- a CDS encoding DUF3147 domain-containing protein: protein MIGEIIKYAVYFILGGSIVTIATYFGSEKQGLLAAFFAMFPFVTAFTLFTIYYAAGLDAVSSYIMGLLILTPVWILYLICILYLLPKYGFWISIGIGVIIYFIIALIIVLKY from the coding sequence ATGATTGGGGAAATTATAAAATATGCTGTCTATTTTATTTTGGGAGGATCAATTGTCACAATTGCCACTTACTTTGGAAGTGAAAAACAGGGTTTACTGGCGGCATTTTTTGCAATGTTTCCATTTGTAACGGCTTTTACTTTGTTTACAATATATTATGCAGCTGGTTTGGATGCAGTATCTTCATATATAATGGGACTCCTTATTCTTACTCCTGTATGGATCTTATATTTAATTTGTATCCTTTATTTGCTTCCAAAATATGGTTTTTGGATCTCTATTGGCATTGGAGTAATTATTTATTTTATAATTGCTTTGATTATCGTTTTAAAGTATTAA
- a CDS encoding DUF368 domain-containing protein — MGSADIIPGVSGGTIALITGIYERLVHAISRINFKFVLYLFKGDFKRFKQSLVEEIDFALFIPLLLGIGIAVLTMSKVISFLLVTYPAATFAFFFGLILASAIFVYKHVDELNLKNIVFLIIGFVFAIIFVGLNPIQANHSLPIIFISGAIAICAMILPGISGAFMLLLLNQYEYMINVLNHMQFVEIITFCLGALIGILSFSRFLNYLLTNHKSVTMAFLVGLMIGTLRLPYEKIAFSTESPIVIVVVAVIGFILVLLLERQFEQKPLPGATKHK; from the coding sequence ATGGGGTCCGCAGATATAATCCCCGGTGTTTCAGGGGGGACAATTGCATTAATTACAGGTATTTATGAAAGATTGGTACACGCAATAAGCCGTATTAATTTTAAATTTGTATTATATCTATTTAAAGGAGATTTTAAAAGATTTAAGCAAAGTTTAGTCGAAGAAATAGATTTTGCATTATTTATTCCGCTACTTTTAGGTATTGGTATAGCAGTTCTTACAATGTCAAAGGTCATATCATTCCTTTTAGTTACTTATCCCGCAGCTACATTTGCATTTTTCTTTGGGTTAATACTCGCATCTGCAATTTTTGTTTATAAACATGTGGATGAACTTAATCTAAAAAATATAGTCTTTTTAATTATTGGTTTTGTTTTTGCAATTATTTTTGTGGGATTAAATCCAATTCAAGCCAATCACTCACTGCCTATCATTTTTATCTCAGGCGCTATAGCTATATGTGCAATGATATTGCCCGGGATATCTGGTGCATTCATGCTTCTCCTCTTAAACCAGTATGAATACATGATAAATGTCCTAAATCATATGCAGTTCGTTGAAATAATTACCTTTTGTCTTGGGGCCCTAATCGGAATTCTCTCATTCTCAAGGTTTTTAAATTACCTGTTAACCAATCATAAGTCAGTTACCATGGCATTTCTGGTTGGTTTAATGATCGGTACCCTCAGACTTCCTTATGAAAAAATAGCATTTAGTACCGAGTCCCCTATTGTTATCGTGGTGGTTGCAGTTATTGGCTTTATTTTAGTGTTATTGTTAGAGAGACAATTTGAACAAAAACCTCTTCCAGGTGCAACTAAACATAAATAA
- a CDS encoding ATPase yields MTGELVKFLQKIGVDTRFVSIIEDKVYINNLKFSRFSRKREELFKKSFPEVDVIRSKIFQKICMRASRNLAHCIRPKEKIFLIKDDNPRNFALYVILEPYQRKYGIELIFGRSMDEAENLDIDSIALPITLDDEAQNILQLMLDGEKIELLSSNESYNDRKLVYPLINVPKSWIYSWTQNTASSDLNQNYEFSEELLIFLESLVPDVRENLLKSALFTSSKC; encoded by the coding sequence ATGACAGGGGAACTGGTTAAATTCTTACAAAAAATCGGTGTTGATACCCGATTTGTCAGCATCATTGAAGATAAAGTATACATAAACAATTTAAAGTTTTCAAGATTTTCAAGGAAGAGAGAAGAACTATTTAAAAAGAGTTTTCCTGAAGTGGATGTAATCAGGTCCAAAATATTCCAGAAGATCTGTATGAGGGCTTCCAGGAATCTTGCACATTGTATTCGCCCTAAAGAGAAAATTTTTTTAATTAAAGATGATAATCCGCGTAACTTTGCCCTTTATGTAATTTTAGAGCCTTATCAAAGGAAATATGGTATTGAACTTATTTTTGGCAGAAGTATGGATGAAGCAGAAAATTTAGATATTGACTCCATAGCATTACCCATTACATTAGACGATGAAGCCCAGAATATCCTTCAGTTAATGCTAGATGGTGAAAAAATAGAATTATTAAGTTCAAATGAAAGTTATAATGATAGAAAGTTGGTCTACCCTTTAATAAATGTTCCAAAGTCATGGATATATTCATGGACTCAAAATACAGCAAGTAGTGACTTAAATCAAAATTATGAATTTTCTGAAGAGTTATTGATATTCCTAGAAAGTTTAGTTCCAGATGTCAGGGAAAACCTTTTAAAATCAGCATTATTTACATCCAGTAAATGCTGA
- a CDS encoding winged helix-turn-helix domain-containing protein, translating into MTEIKAKLATMHKDIKNLMENTNQQYLDLVLANSKKDVLNAIMGYVTHDIEKGLEKGMVNKCDMRDKCKQIFTDLLYDNTSLMADDDVHEDSINQNRVKLSKIRAGASYAKCDTCFLEVDDLFEKQVNLMRSLRIYSSDNEKKQCISSICEESIVKDVLEPLSNKQRLQILKSMANETKTFSSLSELTGLRGGNLLFHLQKLLDNDMILQRHERGDYMLTEKGYKLLVMLSEIGTVLGQ; encoded by the coding sequence ATGACCGAGATAAAGGCAAAGCTGGCAACCATGCATAAAGATATTAAAAATCTCATGGAAAATACTAATCAGCAGTATCTTGATCTAGTCCTTGCAAATTCTAAAAAAGACGTTTTAAACGCGATTATGGGATATGTAACCCATGATATTGAAAAAGGTCTTGAAAAAGGCATGGTAAATAAGTGCGACATGAGGGATAAATGTAAACAAATATTTACAGATCTGCTGTATGATAATACAAGCCTTATGGCAGATGATGATGTTCATGAGGACTCTATAAATCAAAATAGGGTTAAATTAAGTAAAATAAGAGCGGGTGCATCTTATGCAAAATGTGACACCTGTTTTTTAGAAGTGGATGATCTTTTTGAAAAACAGGTAAATTTGATGCGTTCACTTCGGATTTACAGTTCGGATAATGAGAAAAAACAGTGCATATCCTCAATTTGTGAAGAATCAATAGTTAAAGATGTTCTTGAACCATTGTCCAATAAGCAGAGGCTTCAAATTTTAAAATCAATGGCAAATGAAACAAAAACATTCTCATCACTCTCTGAACTTACTGGACTCAGGGGAGGTAATTTACTTTTCCATCTTCAAAAACTGCTTGATAATGATATGATCCTCCAGCGCCATGAGAGGGGAGATTATATGCTTACTGAAAAAGGATACAAACTTTTAGTAATGTTAAGTGAAATTGGAACGGTTCTAGGGCAGTAG
- a CDS encoding pyridoxamine 5'-phosphate oxidase family protein, translated as MVMTEEMMDAIEKDNVVFFATSTTDGTPNVVPIGFARPIDNKTIMIVDNYMNKTHKNLENNPKASLVLRDASACPYQFKGTAEIIEEGKYFDEAVDWAKSVMSKLAPKAAILLKVEEIYSVQPGPEAGKKVD; from the coding sequence ATGGTAATGACAGAAGAAATGATGGACGCTATTGAAAAAGACAATGTAGTTTTCTTTGCAACTTCAACTACAGATGGAACCCCTAATGTTGTCCCAATTGGATTTGCAAGGCCAATCGACAATAAAACAATAATGATTGTGGATAACTACATGAATAAAACTCACAAAAACCTTGAAAATAACCCAAAAGCAAGTTTAGTACTAAGAGATGCTTCAGCATGCCCTTACCAGTTTAAGGGAACTGCCGAAATAATTGAAGAAGGTAAATACTTCGATGAAGCGGTTGACTGGGCAAAAAGTGTTATGAGCAAACTTGCACCAAAAGCAGCGATCCTGTTAAAGGTAGAAGAGATTTATTCCGTTCAACCAGGCCCAGAAGCGGGTAAAAAAGTAGATTAA
- a CDS encoding replication factor C large subunit, whose amino-acid sequence MLWTEKYRPKNFDDVLGNIKAKKEILEWTAEWKNGNPQKCLFLIGPPGTGKTTFAGLIAGEFSDSVELNASDKRSYDAIMGVVGEASSSMTLFGNRLKLIILDEVDGLHGNDDRGGSRAINKILKDAIQPIVMMANDPYSNRIKSFKNKCQVINLRKVHTNSIVSLLKKVCVKEGVKFEEHVLRTLAKRSNGDLRSAINDLEIMAKGEEKITSEDLDLVAPKDGRSNVFDAVRTILKSKTPANIKGAMRQVEADPSLLLEMVTENIPREYEKKDEIEKAYEMISQADIYLGRAFSTRAYTYWKYAYELMSVGVALSKDETYKKFARYTNSSVYTILSKNRSKRDLQNRVAEKIGEKLHTSKKVAISQFPYFEIMFQDDDIAYNMMTYFGLEDDEVKVFRSRKVKVPKKPKTKKKSTITSKSVSKEAKSEETKMDKETLKTQKKVKKASSSSASKKSTKSSKRSKKSDEEPKKEENNGGSKEKQVSLFSFK is encoded by the coding sequence ATGTTGTGGACAGAAAAATATAGGCCAAAGAACTTTGATGATGTTCTTGGGAATATAAAAGCGAAAAAAGAAATCCTTGAATGGACAGCGGAATGGAAAAATGGTAATCCTCAAAAATGCCTCTTTCTTATAGGCCCACCAGGCACTGGTAAAACCACATTTGCAGGGCTAATTGCGGGTGAATTTTCTGATTCAGTTGAATTAAATGCCAGTGATAAAAGGTCATATGATGCTATTATGGGAGTTGTAGGTGAAGCATCCTCTTCAATGACCTTATTTGGCAACCGATTGAAGCTGATAATTCTGGATGAAGTTGATGGGCTTCATGGTAATGATGATCGGGGCGGATCAAGGGCAATTAATAAAATACTAAAGGATGCAATTCAGCCAATAGTGATGATGGCTAATGACCCTTACAGTAATAGAATTAAGAGCTTTAAAAATAAATGCCAGGTAATAAACCTCAGGAAGGTTCATACAAACTCAATAGTTTCACTTTTAAAGAAGGTATGTGTAAAAGAAGGGGTAAAATTTGAAGAACATGTTCTAAGAACCCTTGCAAAGAGATCTAATGGTGATTTAAGGTCTGCTATAAATGATCTTGAAATAATGGCAAAAGGCGAGGAAAAAATCACATCCGAAGACCTTGATCTTGTAGCTCCAAAAGATGGAAGATCTAATGTCTTTGATGCTGTAAGGACCATCTTAAAAAGTAAAACTCCGGCTAATATTAAAGGGGCCATGCGGCAGGTTGAAGCAGATCCTTCACTTTTACTTGAAATGGTCACAGAAAATATTCCCCGTGAATATGAAAAGAAAGATGAGATAGAAAAGGCTTATGAAATGATTTCTCAAGCAGATATTTATCTGGGAAGGGCTTTTTCAACACGGGCTTATACCTACTGGAAGTATGCGTATGAATTGATGAGTGTAGGGGTTGCACTTTCTAAAGATGAGACCTATAAAAAATTTGCAAGGTATACTAATTCATCTGTTTATACAATACTTTCTAAAAACAGGAGTAAAAGGGATTTACAAAATAGGGTGGCCGAAAAGATTGGAGAAAAACTTCACACATCCAAAAAAGTTGCAATTTCACAGTTCCCCTATTTTGAAATCATGTTCCAGGATGATGATATAGCTTACAACATGATGACATACTTTGGGCTTGAAGACGATGAAGTAAAAGTTTTCAGGTCAAGAAAGGTAAAGGTCCCTAAAAAACCTAAAACTAAAAAGAAAAGCACCATAACTTCAAAAAGTGTTTCTAAAGAAGCTAAATCTGAAGAAACTAAAATGGATAAGGAAACTTTAAAGACACAGAAAAAGGTCAAAAAGGCCAGTTCAAGCAGTGCTTCAAAAAAGAGTACAAAATCGTCTAAAAGATCTAAAAAATCTGATGAAGAGCCTAAAAAGGAAGAGAATAACGGTGGAAGTAAAGAAAAACAGGTTTCATTATTCAGTTTCAAGTAG
- a CDS encoding replication factor C small subunit has translation MNGPWVEKYRPSTLDEVVGQDYIIQRLKRYVDEHSMPNLMFTGPAGVGKTTTAIALAKSILGEYWRQNFLELNASDARGIDTVRTNIKNFCRLKAVGAPFRIVFLDEVDNMTKDAQHALRREMEMYTKTASFVLSCNYSSKIIDPIQSRCAIFRFAPVKGTQIIARLEKIAEAENLNITRGAIESIVYFAEGDLRKAVNILQASASTTDEITDDSIHEIVSKAKPQDVRKIVNKALNGDFISARDLLREVMVVQGTSGEDMVTQIYQEVSRMSMENTIEEDVYMDLIQSIGEYDYRIREGSNPRIQLEALLTKFLLKGN, from the coding sequence ATGAACGGACCATGGGTTGAAAAATACAGGCCAAGTACTCTAGATGAAGTTGTAGGTCAAGATTATATAATTCAAAGACTTAAAAGATATGTTGATGAACATAGCATGCCTAATTTAATGTTTACCGGGCCTGCAGGGGTTGGAAAAACAACAACTGCCATTGCACTTGCAAAATCTATTTTAGGAGAATACTGGAGACAGAATTTCCTGGAACTCAATGCATCTGATGCAAGGGGAATAGATACTGTAAGAACTAATATTAAGAATTTCTGCAGGTTAAAAGCAGTTGGCGCTCCATTCCGGATAGTATTCCTTGATGAAGTGGATAACATGACCAAAGATGCTCAACATGCTTTAAGGCGTGAAATGGAGATGTACACAAAGACAGCGTCCTTCGTACTTTCATGTAACTACTCCTCAAAGATAATAGATCCAATACAGTCGAGGTGTGCAATATTTAGATTTGCACCTGTAAAAGGAACTCAAATCATCGCAAGACTTGAAAAAATAGCTGAAGCTGAAAATCTCAATATTACAAGGGGCGCGATTGAAAGCATCGTTTATTTTGCAGAGGGAGATTTAAGGAAAGCAGTAAACATACTTCAAGCATCTGCATCCACAACTGATGAAATTACAGATGACAGTATCCATGAAATTGTCTCTAAAGCAAAACCTCAAGATGTGCGGAAAATAGTTAATAAAGCTTTAAATGGAGACTTTATAAGTGCAAGAGACCTTTTAAGAGAGGTAATGGTTGTTCAGGGTACAAGTGGGGAAGACATGGTAACTCAGATTTATCAGGAAGTCTCACGCATGTCGATGGAAAACACGATTGAAGAAGATGTGTACATGGATTTGATTCAAAGTATTGGTGAATATGATTACAGAATAAGGGAAGGGTCTAATCCGAGGATTCAGCTTGAAGCACTCCTTACAAAGTTTTTATTAAAAGGAAATTAG
- a CDS encoding manganese efflux pump MntP: protein MDIISIFLIAVGLAMDAFSVSITKGLVMKSNLKHALIIALFFGVFQALMPVAGWISGIQLEVFVSAAAPWIAFILLFIIGIKMIYEGIFDDGKDKDDSFSLKEIFVLAIATSIDAFLVGVTFAFLKTPIAEPIVIIGAVTFFLSFIGFYIGKGIGHLFEHKIEIFGGLILIGIGLKILLGF from the coding sequence ATGGATATTATTTCAATTTTTCTTATAGCTGTTGGACTTGCAATGGATGCATTCAGCGTTTCTATAACAAAGGGACTTGTAATGAAGTCTAATTTAAAACATGCTTTGATCATCGCCCTATTTTTCGGTGTATTTCAAGCATTAATGCCTGTTGCAGGATGGATTTCAGGCATACAACTTGAAGTTTTTGTTTCAGCAGCAGCTCCATGGATAGCATTCATTTTATTATTTATTATAGGAATTAAAATGATTTATGAAGGTATTTTTGATGATGGAAAGGATAAAGATGACAGCTTTTCATTAAAAGAAATATTCGTCCTTGCAATTGCAACAAGTATTGATGCATTTTTAGTTGGAGTAACATTTGCATTCCTTAAGACTCCAATAGCAGAACCTATTGTAATAATAGGGGCTGTTACGTTTTTCCTGTCTTTTATTGGATTTTATATAGGAAAAGGCATTGGACACTTATTTGAACACAAAATTGAGATTTTTGGAGGATTAATCTTAATTGGAATAGGGCTAAAGATACTTCTAGGATTTTAG